The DNA segment CGATGCCATCCATGGTGGAGACCACCTGGCCGACGGCGTCGCGACCGCGCCGCGCGACATCGCTGGCGGTGGCAGCCAGGGCGCTCGCCTGCTGCGCCGCGTCGGCGCTGTGGCGCACGGTGGCAATCAGTTCCTCCATGCTCGCGGCGATCTCCTCCAGGTTGGAGGCCGTGTGCTCGGTGCGCGCGGAGAGATCGGAGTTGCCCGCCGCGATCTCCGCGCTGGCCCCCGCCACCGAGGCGCTCGCCTGCCGCATGCCCACCACCAGGCCCGCGAGCCGCTGCTGCATGCCGCCCAGGCGCTCCAGCAGGGCGCGCACCTCGTCGCGGTTGCCGGCCTCCGCGGGCGGGACGGACGACGTCAGGTCGCCCTCGGCGATGCGGTCGGATACGGAAGACGCCCGCGCCAGCGGCACAAGGATGGAGCGCGAAAGCAGCAGGGCGCAGCCCAGGCTCAGCAGCAGCCCCAGCAGGCAGCCGCCCACGAGCAGCACGATGCCCTGCTGTTCGCTCGCCTCGGCACGGGCGCGGGCCTCGGCCACGCGCTTGCGCTGGTAGTCGGCCATCTCTTCCACGGCGGCCGCATAGCGGTCGGCGGCAGGCCGCAGCAGCTTGCCCACGGCGTCGGGCGGCAGCGTCTCTCCGGAGCGGCGGCGCTTGACGAGGTCGTCCCGCGCGGCGCGGAAGCCATTGCCGGCAGTGTCGATGTCCTTGAAGATGCGCCGGGACTCCGCATCCTCGGCCAGCGCTTCGAGCCGCTTGCGGACTTCGGTGGAGCGCGCGGAGGTCTGCTTGCGGTCCGCATCCACCCGGGCGGTGTATTCGGGGCTGCCGACTTCCAGCAGCGCCTCGGCGCGCGCCGAACTCAGCACCACGATGGAATGGAGTTCCCGGGCCAGCAGCGCGCGCTCGGCCGAGTCGCCGCCCAGGTCGTCGGCGATGTCCTGCAGGTTCATCAGCCGCCAGATGCCGACGCCTGAGGCCAGCGACATGACCAGGCAGATGGCGCCGAAGGCCAGGGCCAGGCGAAGGGAAAGGCGGGCGTTGTTCAGGGACATGGAAGCAAGGGGGGGTGTAACCGGTGCTCAGCTTATCGGCACGCCGGCTGAAGACTTGATGACAGCAATGCCTGCGTCAAGGTCTTTCGCCCCTGCCGGCCGGAAGGCTCAGTCCACCACCACCGCGGCCGCCTGGATGACCTTGGCCCATTTGGCGGTCTCCGCGGCGATGAAGGCATTGCACTCCTGGGGCGTGGAGCCCTCGGGGAAGGTGCCCATGGCCTGCTCCAGCCGCTGCGACACCTCCGGGCTGCGGATGATGCGCGCCACCTCCGCGGACATGCGCTGCACGATGTCAGGCGGCGTGCCGGCGGGCGCCAGCATCGCGGCCCAGGTGCTGCCGACCAGGGCCGGATAACCCAGTTCGGCGAAGGTGGACACGTCGGGCAGCGCCGGCACGCGCTTGTCGCTGGCCACGCCGATGAGGCGGATCCTGCCGGCCCTGGCGGGCTGGATCAGGTTGGGCGGCGGATCCAGGAACAGCGGCACCTGCCCGCCCATCAGGTCGGCCAGCGCGGGCGATGCGCCCTTGTACGGCACGTGCACCATCTCGACCCCGGTGACCATGCGCATCAGCTCCGACGTCAGGTGCGCGGCCGAGCCGCTGCCCGACGAGGCGTAGCTGATCTTGCCGGGGTTCGCGCGGCCGTAGGCGACCAGTTCGGCCATCGTCTTGAAGGGCGCGTTCATCGACACGGCCGCCACCAGCGGCGACACGCCCATCAGCGAAACGCCCGTCAGGTCCTTCTTCGGGTCATAGGGCAGCCTGGGGTAGAGCGTGGTGTTGGCGGCGTAGGCGGCGATGAAGACGCCGAAGGTGTGGCCGTCCGGCGCGGCCTTGGCCACCGCATCCACCCCGATGATGCTGTTGGCGCCGGGCTTGTTGTCCACGACCACGGGCTGGCCCAGGCGCTGCTGCAGGCCGACCTGCAGCAGCCGCGCCATCTGGTCGGTGAAGCCGCCGGCCGTGTAGGGCACGACGATGCGGATGGGCTTGGCGGGCCAAGTGCCCTGCGCACGGGCCGGCGCCAGCGGCAGCACGGCACCGGCCGCGACGGCGGAGCCCGCCTGGAGGAAGTGGCGTCGGGAGGATATGGACGGCATGCGGTGTTGTCTCCTGTCGTTCTCGTTCTATCGTTCGGCTCTGGCGGCTTTGGCGGTTCAAGTCCGGTAGCCCGGATCGATGCGGTCCAGCCGGCGCAGCAGCCCCGGCCAGGCCAGGCCCGCGCCCTTGCCCTTGGTCACCTGGCGCGACTGCTCTACCGAGGTCGCCACGATCTCGTCGGGAATGCGCGTGAGTGCGCCGCCGCCGGCCTGCGCCAGGATCTGGATGCGGCAGGCCGATTCGAGCGTGTACATCGACAGCAGGGCCTCGGGCACGCTGCGCCCGCAGGTCAGCAGGCCGTGGTTGCGCAGGATCAGGAAGCTGGCGTCCCCCAGGTCGGCCACGAGCCGCGGCCGCTCGTCGTCGCGCAGCGCCACGCCCTCGTAGCCATGGTAGGCCAGCCGCGCGAGCGGGAAGATGGACTGCTGCGAGATCGGCAGCAGCCCGCCTTCCTGCGCCGACACCGCCACGCCGTACTGCGTGTGGGTGTGCAGCACGCACTGCACTTCGGGCCGGCCTTCGTGGATCGCGCTGTGGATCAGGAAGCCCGCCGGGTTCACGTCGTACTCCGTCGCCATCACGGGCTCGCCGTGGTGGTCCACCTTGACCAGGCTGGACGCCGTGATCTCGTCGAACAGCATCCCGTAGGGGTTGATGAGGAACTGGTCCGCCTGGCCCGGCACGCGCGCCGAGATGTGCGTGAAGATCAGGTCGTCCCAGCCGAAATGGGCCACCAGCCGGTAGGCGGCGGCCAGTTCGACGCGGGTCTGCCATTCCTCGGGCGTGACCTGGCTGCGCACGCTGGAAGCTTCAGGGATTGCATTCATGGTGGAACCTTTCTTGCATTCAGGACGGGTGCGCTGGCACGCGCATTGGAGCGGCTCTCAGAGCCGGCCGGCCAGTTCCGGCACGGCGGTGAACAGATCCGCCTCCAGCCCGTAGTCGGCCACGCTGAAGATCGGCGCCTCGGCATCCTTGTTGATCGCCACGATCACCTTGGAGTCCTTCATGCCGGCCAGATGCTGGATCGCGCCCGAGATACCCGCCGCGATGTAGAGCTGCGGCGCCACGATCTTGCCCGTCTGCCCCACCTGCAGGTCGTTCGGCGCGTAGCCCGCGTCCACCGCCGCGCGGCTCGCGCCGATCGCAGCACCCAGCTTGTCCGCCAGCGGCGTCATCACCTCGTTGAACTTCTCCGCGCTGCCCAGCGCCCGGCCGCCCGAGACGATGATCTTCGCCGCCGTGAGTTCGGGCCGGTCGCTCTTGGTCACCTCGCGGCCCACGAACTGGCTCTTGCCCGAATCCGCAGCCACATCGGCCTTCTCCACCGCCGCCGAGCCGCCCGTGGCGGCCGCGCCGTCGAAGCCGGTGGTGCGCACGGTGATCACCTTCACGGCGTCGCTGCTCTGCACCGTGGCGATCGCGTTGCCTGCGTAGATCGGGCGCTCGAACGTGTCGGGGCCGTCCACCTTGGTGATGTCGCTGATCTGCGCGACATCCAGCTTCGCGGCCACGCGCGGAGCCACGTTCTTGCCGCCGGCCGTGGCCGGGAACAGGATGTGGCTGTAGCTGGAAGCGATGGCCAGCACCTGGGCGGCCACGTTCTCGGCCAGGCCGTCCTTCAGGCTGGCGCCGTCGGCCAGGATGACCTTGGAGACGCCCGCGATCTGCGCGGCAGCCTGGGCGGCGGCTTCGGCGCCCTGGCCTGCCACCAGGACATGCACGTCACCGCCGCAGGCGGCAGCGGCCGTGACGGTGTTGAGCGTGGCGGGCTTGATCGAAGCGTTGTCGTGTTCTGCAATGACGAGTGCGGTCATGTCGTGTGTTCCTTGTCCCAGTCCGTTCAGATCACTTTGGCTTCGTTCTTGAGCTTGTCCACCAGCGTGGCGACGTCCGGCACCTTTACACCGGCGCCGCGCTTCGCAGGCTCGGTCACCTTGAGGGTCTTCAGGCGCGGCTTCACATCCACGCCCAGGTCCTCGGGCTTGACGGTGTGCAGCGGCTT comes from the Paracidovorax avenae ATCC 19860 genome and includes:
- a CDS encoding methyl-accepting chemotaxis protein; this encodes MSLNNARLSLRLALAFGAICLVMSLASGVGIWRLMNLQDIADDLGGDSAERALLARELHSIVVLSSARAEALLEVGSPEYTARVDADRKQTSARSTEVRKRLEALAEDAESRRIFKDIDTAGNGFRAARDDLVKRRRSGETLPPDAVGKLLRPAADRYAAAVEEMADYQRKRVAEARARAEASEQQGIVLLVGGCLLGLLLSLGCALLLSRSILVPLARASSVSDRIAEGDLTSSVPPAEAGNRDEVRALLERLGGMQQRLAGLVVGMRQASASVAGASAEIAAGNSDLSARTEHTASNLEEIAASMEELIATVRHSADAAQQASALAATASDVARRGRDAVGQVVSTMDGIAQASRRIADITGVIDGIAFQTNILALNAAVEAARAGEQGRGFAVVAAEVRSLAQRSATAAREIGALIGDSVRQVGEGTQQVHAAGSTMGEIVGSVEQVATIVGEISTSAREQSTGLGQVGEAVSQLDQMTQQNAALVEESSAAAQGLRMQAQQLADLVAAFRLPEGAPGQAPALPR
- a CDS encoding electron transfer flavoprotein subunit alpha/FixB family protein, with the translated sequence MTALVIAEHDNASIKPATLNTVTAAAACGGDVHVLVAGQGAEAAAQAAAQIAGVSKVILADGASLKDGLAENVAAQVLAIASSYSHILFPATAGGKNVAPRVAAKLDVAQISDITKVDGPDTFERPIYAGNAIATVQSSDAVKVITVRTTGFDGAAATGGSAAVEKADVAADSGKSQFVGREVTKSDRPELTAAKIIVSGGRALGSAEKFNEVMTPLADKLGAAIGASRAAVDAGYAPNDLQVGQTGKIVAPQLYIAAGISGAIQHLAGMKDSKVIVAINKDAEAPIFSVADYGLEADLFTAVPELAGRL
- a CDS encoding class II aldolase/adducin family protein, with protein sequence MNAIPEASSVRSQVTPEEWQTRVELAAAYRLVAHFGWDDLIFTHISARVPGQADQFLINPYGMLFDEITASSLVKVDHHGEPVMATEYDVNPAGFLIHSAIHEGRPEVQCVLHTHTQYGVAVSAQEGGLLPISQQSIFPLARLAYHGYEGVALRDDERPRLVADLGDASFLILRNHGLLTCGRSVPEALLSMYTLESACRIQILAQAGGGALTRIPDEIVATSVEQSRQVTKGKGAGLAWPGLLRRLDRIDPGYRT
- a CDS encoding tripartite tricarboxylate transporter substrate binding protein — its product is MPSISSRRHFLQAGSAVAAGAVLPLAPARAQGTWPAKPIRIVVPYTAGGFTDQMARLLQVGLQQRLGQPVVVDNKPGANSIIGVDAVAKAAPDGHTFGVFIAAYAANTTLYPRLPYDPKKDLTGVSLMGVSPLVAAVSMNAPFKTMAELVAYGRANPGKISYASSGSGSAAHLTSELMRMVTGVEMVHVPYKGASPALADLMGGQVPLFLDPPPNLIQPARAGRIRLIGVASDKRVPALPDVSTFAELGYPALVGSTWAAMLAPAGTPPDIVQRMSAEVARIIRSPEVSQRLEQAMGTFPEGSTPQECNAFIAAETAKWAKVIQAAAVVVD